A stretch of Sinorhizobium meliloti DNA encodes these proteins:
- a CDS encoding DUF982 domain-containing protein, whose amino-acid sequence MNVGPWSEAVLVRLPDTGFIESVATTRSAATLLGERWPAVNGLAYTFAVQTCADVLIGQSPSYLARRAFVEAAKEIGIAVAY is encoded by the coding sequence ATGAATGTCGGTCCGTGGAGTGAAGCGGTGCTCGTCCGTTTGCCGGACACAGGCTTTATTGAAAGTGTCGCGACGACGCGAAGCGCCGCCACATTGTTGGGTGAGCGATGGCCGGCAGTAAACGGGTTGGCTTACACATTTGCCGTGCAGACGTGCGCCGACGTTTTGATCGGGCAATCCCCCTCTTACCTGGCGCGCCGGGCGTTTGTTGAAGCCGCCAAGGAAATTGGCATTGCTGTCGCGTACTAG
- a CDS encoding transcription termination/antitermination NusG family protein, producing MIMQRSTFTGSPIALQGPDRFADRMRRITDGLLDEGALVTANLRINGGKAPWFALRVWTGREKTVENSLDAMGVRSLVPMRKGPDLRRRGRVIEGQMMPVIHGYVLVQMMALSEYLAGLLGVEHVIDVLGGCERPMRLSDKEVNRFNGLARNGNFDWERPVHLVVRPGEPVWITAGPFCDRKATVVTRSRKGRGDVVVAIDLMGGEVPVTVPLALLKKL from the coding sequence ATGATCATGCAGCGTAGCACGTTTACCGGAAGCCCGATTGCGCTGCAGGGCCCTGATCGTTTCGCCGATCGGATGCGGAGAATCACCGACGGCCTCCTCGACGAGGGCGCGTTGGTCACGGCGAATCTTCGAATCAATGGCGGCAAAGCGCCGTGGTTTGCGCTTCGGGTCTGGACGGGCCGCGAGAAGACTGTGGAAAACAGTCTCGATGCCATGGGCGTGCGGTCGCTCGTGCCGATGCGGAAAGGCCCCGACTTGCGCCGTCGCGGTCGCGTGATCGAGGGGCAGATGATGCCGGTTATCCATGGTTATGTTCTCGTGCAGATGATGGCACTGTCCGAGTACCTCGCCGGATTGCTGGGCGTCGAGCATGTGATCGATGTGCTTGGCGGGTGCGAGCGCCCCATGCGCTTGAGCGACAAGGAAGTCAACAGATTCAATGGCCTCGCTCGCAATGGTAATTTTGATTGGGAGCGCCCTGTTCACCTGGTGGTGAGGCCTGGAGAACCGGTATGGATCACGGCTGGGCCCTTCTGCGATCGAAAGGCAACCGTCGTCACTCGCAGCAGAAAGGGCCGTGGCGACGTGGTGGTCGCTATCGACTTGATGGGCGGCGAGGTGCCGGTGACAGTGCCTCTTGCTTTGCTCAAGAAGTTGTGA
- a CDS encoding phage terminase large subunit family protein has product MTVLFNPERLALSVLAEICEPPPAVDYLDWAKRNIVFSERITDHPGPYNEDLVPFFSEILRALSPEDPCNIVSLAKSAQIGGTICANIFTLGSLDMAPGDFLYVHPTEENAARWSKTKLMPLVREMPAIAKLFSQNSRDASNSVLYKERIDGRGAIQAAGANSPAGLSMISPRKQVQDDLAKWQMNEAGDPEVQADSRSKAFFNGKIFKISTPMVSPGCKITSNYQEGTQETYHVPCPHCHELQELRWENMRDHIDPEHPEQAHFVCIHCGCEIHEHHREWMVKPENGAKWVAKYPERGRRHRSFRIWMAYSPFERWENLAREWLTVQAGGPENREKGSGAEQTFWNDWLGLAFEADNKAIDWEVLRDRAEDHGFQRGVIPAEALALVLGMDVQGDRVEWLLVGYGRNRYRAVIDHGVVDHRAGSHLADAKEHSGHISEPEVRAALDRLLQREWLDDAGRKRTADRVAIDGNAYTDDVWNWVRKHPKSRVIMVRGGNTEAAPPIVQTKEYDRKGKPKKQKWSSRFFTFNASAFKIRLYRDYKKDDPEQAGYIRFARGFGDDFYQQATSEARVPEKTRSGHTRYVWKLAEGKRNEIIDMLNQSLAGAYRWGVPYWTDEDWDAIADRLGRLEAPQQGDLEDHLNQIAVKTEPAAGQTATAEQQSPLVAAALARAARAAQRNR; this is encoded by the coding sequence ATGACCGTGCTGTTCAATCCTGAGCGGCTCGCTCTCAGCGTGCTTGCCGAGATCTGCGAGCCCCCGCCGGCAGTCGATTATCTCGACTGGGCGAAGCGCAACATCGTGTTCTCGGAACGCATCACGGACCATCCGGGGCCGTACAACGAAGACCTGGTGCCGTTCTTCTCGGAGATCCTGCGGGCGCTGTCGCCGGAAGATCCGTGCAACATCGTCAGCCTCGCGAAGTCGGCGCAGATCGGCGGTACAATCTGCGCCAACATCTTCACGCTCGGCTCGCTCGACATGGCGCCCGGCGATTTCCTCTATGTCCATCCGACGGAGGAGAACGCCGCCCGCTGGTCGAAGACCAAGCTGATGCCGCTGGTGCGCGAGATGCCCGCGATCGCCAAGCTGTTCTCGCAGAACAGCCGCGATGCGAGCAATTCGGTGCTTTACAAGGAACGCATCGACGGGCGCGGCGCCATCCAGGCGGCCGGCGCCAATTCGCCGGCAGGCCTGTCGATGATCTCGCCGCGAAAACAGGTCCAGGACGATCTTGCCAAGTGGCAGATGAACGAGGCCGGCGATCCGGAAGTTCAGGCGGACAGCCGCAGCAAGGCGTTCTTCAACGGCAAGATCTTCAAGATCTCGACGCCGATGGTTTCGCCGGGTTGCAAGATCACGTCGAACTATCAGGAAGGGACGCAGGAGACCTACCACGTCCCGTGTCCGCACTGTCACGAGTTGCAGGAGCTGCGCTGGGAGAATATGCGGGATCACATCGATCCCGAGCATCCCGAGCAGGCGCATTTCGTTTGCATCCATTGCGGCTGCGAGATCCACGAGCACCATCGCGAATGGATGGTGAAGCCGGAAAACGGCGCGAAGTGGGTTGCCAAATATCCGGAGCGCGGCCGCCGCCATCGGTCCTTCCGCATCTGGATGGCCTATTCGCCATTCGAACGCTGGGAGAACCTGGCGCGCGAGTGGCTGACGGTCCAGGCCGGCGGACCGGAGAACCGGGAAAAGGGCTCCGGCGCCGAGCAGACGTTCTGGAATGACTGGCTCGGGCTCGCCTTCGAGGCAGACAACAAGGCGATCGATTGGGAAGTGCTCAGGGATCGCGCCGAGGACCACGGTTTTCAGCGCGGTGTCATCCCGGCCGAGGCGCTGGCGCTGGTGCTGGGCATGGACGTGCAGGGCGACCGCGTCGAGTGGCTGCTGGTCGGCTACGGCAGGAATCGGTACCGGGCCGTCATCGACCACGGCGTTGTCGACCATCGCGCCGGCAGCCACCTGGCGGACGCGAAGGAACATTCCGGCCACATCTCGGAGCCGGAGGTTCGCGCCGCCCTCGATCGGCTGCTGCAGCGCGAATGGCTCGACGATGCCGGCCGCAAGCGCACCGCTGACCGCGTCGCGATCGACGGTAACGCCTACACCGACGATGTCTGGAACTGGGTTCGCAAGCATCCGAAGTCGCGCGTCATCATGGTGCGCGGCGGCAATACGGAAGCGGCGCCACCGATCGTGCAGACGAAAGAGTACGACCGGAAGGGCAAGCCGAAGAAGCAGAAGTGGTCCTCCCGCTTCTTCACCTTCAACGCTTCCGCCTTCAAGATCCGGCTCTATCGGGACTACAAGAAAGACGATCCGGAACAGGCGGGCTACATCCGTTTCGCCCGCGGCTTCGGAGACGATTTCTACCAGCAGGCGACATCGGAAGCCCGCGTACCGGAGAAGACCCGGAGCGGTCACACCCGCTACGTCTGGAAGCTCGCCGAGGGCAAGCGCAACGAAATCATCGACATGCTCAATCAGAGCCTGGCCGGTGCCTATCGCTGGGGCGTGCCCTATTGGACCGACGAGGACTGGGACGCGATCGCCGATCGGCTCGGCCGGCTCGAAGCGCCGCAGCAGGGTGATCTCGAGGATCACCTGAACCAGATCGCCGTCAAAACAGAACCTGCCGCTGGCCAGACCGCCACGGCAGAACAGCAATCGCCGCTCGTAGCGGCCGCCCTCGCGCGCGCCGCCCGGGCAGCGCAGCGAAACCGCTAG
- the gpW gene encoding gpW family head-tail joining protein, whose amino-acid sequence MALTEQERAVLLARLDDAREALHQMELGRAEVSLSYNGESVTYAAANIGALRQYVRDLEAKLGLRRFARARSRGVIFG is encoded by the coding sequence ATGGCACTGACCGAACAGGAACGCGCCGTGCTTCTGGCACGGCTCGACGACGCACGTGAGGCCTTGCACCAGATGGAGCTTGGCCGCGCCGAGGTCTCGCTCAGCTATAACGGCGAGAGCGTCACCTATGCCGCGGCCAACATCGGCGCGCTTCGTCAATATGTCCGCGACCTCGAGGCGAAACTCGGCCTTCGCCGCTTCGCCCGGGCGCGCAGCCGTGGAGTGATCTTCGGATGA
- a CDS encoding phage portal protein, with translation MSGEVTILGPDAKPLSPAVRAAARVQVAKNRLMASSAYQGASYDHPSFAKWRPGTWSGQSALTWSRSELVDRLNDVARNDGWGAAGTSRLVDNIIGSGWTLAARPNHVSLNMTFEQAEEIADKIEALWRDYTQDVDKWCDAERTKTMAGVLGLAARQRFGPEGEAFGVIVWQDNAPLFQTAIHVVDPARCSNPHGRMDEEFLRDGVAIDGYGAPVGYHFRKSHPGEFFAGNTGMWHWEYVERETEWGRPIVIHAYEQKRAGMTRGVSDWAPVMRSIKQSTDYEDYESQAAMLNAVMAAFIETPFDPEEMLEAMGADYGNDGIAKLFGEMSAAQKAYYGAAPIDLPGVRINTLQPGEKATLTKPEHPNANFEAFVNAALRKVASAIGVTYEQLTMDWSQVNYSSARAALLEIWRGFTAKKGGFASQFMAPIYRAWLEEVFDKGLIELPAGAVRFEQNPAAWCHADWIGPGRGWIDPLREAQAASERLAGNLTTLQQEAAEQGRDWKMDAQQRARERAFYERLGLDPDPGKPEARSQASAAPPAEPGDETEEEVNGRTSARHPAGIPRISRRKTA, from the coding sequence ATGAGCGGCGAAGTCACGATCCTCGGCCCCGATGCGAAGCCGCTTTCGCCGGCAGTTCGTGCCGCTGCGCGCGTGCAGGTCGCGAAAAACCGGCTGATGGCGTCTTCGGCCTACCAGGGTGCATCCTACGATCACCCGTCCTTCGCCAAATGGCGGCCGGGCACCTGGTCCGGTCAGTCGGCGCTGACCTGGTCGCGCTCCGAGCTCGTCGACCGGCTAAACGACGTCGCCCGCAATGACGGCTGGGGCGCCGCCGGCACCTCGCGCCTCGTCGACAATATCATCGGCTCGGGCTGGACACTTGCAGCGCGGCCGAACCACGTCTCGCTCAACATGACGTTTGAGCAGGCGGAGGAGATCGCCGACAAGATCGAGGCCCTGTGGCGCGATTATACGCAGGATGTCGACAAATGGTGCGACGCCGAGCGGACGAAAACCATGGCCGGCGTTCTCGGCCTTGCTGCCCGTCAGCGGTTCGGTCCCGAGGGCGAGGCCTTCGGTGTCATCGTCTGGCAGGACAATGCGCCGCTGTTCCAGACGGCGATCCATGTCGTCGATCCGGCACGGTGTTCGAACCCCCACGGTCGCATGGACGAAGAGTTCCTGCGCGACGGCGTCGCCATTGACGGTTACGGCGCACCGGTCGGCTATCACTTCCGTAAGTCGCATCCTGGCGAGTTCTTCGCCGGGAATACCGGCATGTGGCACTGGGAGTATGTCGAGCGGGAGACCGAATGGGGGCGCCCGATCGTCATTCACGCCTACGAGCAGAAGCGCGCCGGCATGACGCGCGGCGTTTCCGACTGGGCGCCGGTGATGCGGTCGATCAAGCAGTCGACCGATTACGAGGATTATGAGAGCCAGGCGGCAATGCTGAACGCCGTCATGGCCGCCTTCATCGAAACGCCCTTCGATCCGGAAGAGATGCTCGAGGCGATGGGCGCCGATTACGGCAACGACGGTATCGCCAAGCTCTTCGGCGAAATGTCGGCCGCGCAGAAAGCATATTACGGCGCTGCACCGATCGACTTGCCCGGCGTTCGCATCAACACGCTGCAGCCCGGCGAAAAGGCGACGCTGACCAAGCCGGAGCACCCGAACGCCAACTTCGAGGCCTTCGTCAATGCGGCGCTGCGCAAGGTCGCGAGCGCCATCGGCGTCACCTACGAGCAGCTGACCATGGACTGGAGCCAGGTGAACTATTCGTCGGCACGCGCCGCACTCCTGGAAATCTGGCGCGGCTTTACCGCCAAGAAGGGCGGCTTCGCCTCGCAGTTCATGGCGCCGATCTATCGGGCATGGCTCGAGGAGGTGTTCGACAAGGGCCTGATCGAGCTTCCGGCGGGCGCCGTTCGCTTCGAGCAGAACCCGGCCGCATGGTGCCATGCGGACTGGATCGGTCCCGGCCGAGGCTGGATCGACCCGCTGCGGGAGGCGCAGGCCGCCAGCGAGCGGCTCGCCGGCAATCTCACCACGCTCCAGCAGGAAGCGGCCGAGCAGGGGCGGGACTGGAAGATGGATGCGCAGCAGCGCGCCCGGGAACGGGCCTTCTACGAACGGCTCGGCCTCGATCCCGATCCGGGCAAGCCCGAGGCCAGATCGCAGGCGAGTGCCGCTCCGCCAGCCGAGCCGGGCGACGAGACCGAGGAAGAAGTCAACGGCCGGACTTCGGCACGGCATCCCGCCGGCATCCCGAGGATCTCCAGAAGGAAAACGGCATGA
- a CDS encoding S49 family peptidase, translated as MRNYPEIASRMFGAPLMLHPSKGDIIARAFGPRVLGSPDAPAQVGGGEEMGLLGEKLRNATDWDGERVYPGPDLVASGIALIEIEGSLVNKGKWIGKSCGMTSYEAIGVQVRDCIERDDIKAVVFEVDSYGGEVTGAFDCAEQIFELSQVKPTIAVLTDHACSAGYLLASPCRQLVIPQTGICGSIGVISMHVDMSAWLAKEGLKVTILKAGEHKADFNPYEAIPDDVLQQELAELEELRVEFAATVARYRAGRLTQQSALATEARVYRGQKAVDAGLADAVARPSQVLEAFEAELSRTAG; from the coding sequence ATGAGGAACTATCCCGAAATCGCCAGTCGGATGTTCGGCGCGCCGCTGATGCTGCATCCGTCAAAGGGCGACATCATTGCGCGGGCTTTCGGCCCGCGCGTGCTCGGCAGCCCGGACGCTCCGGCGCAGGTCGGCGGCGGCGAGGAGATGGGACTTCTCGGCGAGAAGCTCCGCAATGCGACCGACTGGGACGGTGAGCGTGTCTACCCTGGTCCGGATCTCGTCGCGTCCGGCATTGCGTTGATCGAGATCGAGGGCTCGCTCGTGAACAAGGGCAAGTGGATCGGCAAGTCCTGCGGCATGACCAGCTACGAAGCGATCGGAGTGCAGGTCCGGGATTGCATCGAGCGCGACGACATCAAGGCCGTCGTGTTCGAAGTCGACAGCTATGGCGGCGAGGTGACCGGCGCCTTCGATTGCGCCGAGCAGATTTTTGAGCTTTCGCAGGTGAAGCCCACGATCGCCGTTCTGACGGATCATGCGTGCTCGGCCGGTTATCTGCTGGCCTCACCTTGCCGGCAGCTGGTCATTCCGCAGACCGGTATCTGCGGCTCGATCGGCGTCATCTCGATGCATGTCGATATGAGCGCCTGGCTCGCGAAGGAAGGCCTCAAGGTCACCATTCTGAAGGCCGGCGAGCACAAGGCCGACTTCAATCCGTACGAAGCCATCCCCGACGATGTGCTTCAGCAGGAACTCGCCGAGCTAGAGGAGCTCCGCGTCGAATTTGCAGCCACCGTCGCGCGGTACCGCGCCGGCCGGCTGACACAGCAATCCGCTCTCGCCACTGAGGCGCGGGTCTATCGCGGACAGAAGGCGGTTGATGCCGGCCTCGCCGACGCGGTTGCACGCCCTTCGCAGGTTCTCGAGGCCTTCGAAGCTGAACTGAGCCGGACAGCCGGCTAA
- a CDS encoding head decoration protein, with protein MGEATFAPNDLLVSDVPVITRNITIVSGQNLKRGAVLGNITASDKYTLSASAAADGSQTPGLVLATDCDASAGDVVAAAYASGAFDSTKLFLGAGHTAATVEAAFRKAGAPLYVRVLK; from the coding sequence ATGGGAGAAGCAACCTTCGCCCCGAACGACCTGCTCGTTTCCGACGTTCCGGTCATCACCCGCAACATCACCATCGTCAGCGGCCAGAACCTCAAGCGCGGTGCTGTCCTCGGCAATATCACCGCATCGGACAAATACACCCTGTCCGCTTCGGCCGCTGCTGATGGGTCGCAGACGCCCGGCCTGGTGCTGGCGACCGATTGCGATGCATCCGCCGGTGACGTCGTCGCCGCGGCTTACGCGAGCGGCGCCTTCGATTCGACGAAACTCTTTCTGGGCGCCGGACACACGGCCGCGACCGTCGAGGCCGCTTTCCGCAAGGCAGGCGCTCCCCTCTACGTGCGCGTCCTGAAGTAA
- a CDS encoding major capsid protein: MEELLLSTAELVAVLPPRDRPEAFLRDRYFSTTVLSDMEQIVFDKILPDRELAPFVHPDVPGKDSANRGFKATSFTPAYVKPQNTLRPGGNMIRMPGEPIGGRNSPAQRYAYNLATIIDDQDQRITRREEFMCSQVIRTGQVIVEGEDYPTQTVNFGRNAALTIALAGAARWGEAGVDPMDDVEAWVQLLSDTSGFTAREVLLGPGAAGLLKKSLRFLEALDNRRQDGGIMQLGPVSTGAENKYYAVLGTIGELTFIQYSQPYTVGGVRNNFWPSMGVGIFDPFGFMGHFAYGAILDNDALLSMERFPDMWRERNPSRTIVQTQAAPLPIAPEPDASLFALVR, encoded by the coding sequence ATGGAAGAACTTCTCCTCTCCACCGCGGAACTCGTTGCGGTTCTGCCGCCTCGCGATCGCCCGGAAGCTTTCCTGCGCGATCGCTATTTCTCCACCACGGTCCTTTCCGACATGGAACAGATCGTCTTCGACAAGATCCTGCCGGACCGTGAGCTCGCGCCGTTCGTCCACCCAGATGTTCCCGGCAAGGACTCGGCCAACCGCGGCTTCAAGGCGACCAGTTTCACGCCGGCTTACGTCAAGCCGCAGAATACGCTTCGCCCCGGCGGCAACATGATCCGCATGCCGGGCGAGCCGATCGGCGGCCGCAACTCGCCGGCGCAACGCTACGCCTACAATCTGGCGACGATCATCGACGACCAGGACCAGCGGATCACGCGGCGCGAGGAGTTCATGTGCTCGCAGGTTATCCGCACCGGTCAGGTGATCGTCGAGGGCGAGGACTATCCGACGCAGACGGTCAACTTCGGCCGCAATGCCGCGCTGACGATCGCGCTCGCCGGCGCAGCGCGCTGGGGCGAAGCCGGCGTCGACCCGATGGACGATGTCGAGGCGTGGGTGCAGCTGCTTTCCGATACCAGCGGCTTCACCGCCCGCGAGGTGCTGCTCGGCCCGGGCGCTGCGGGTCTCCTGAAGAAGTCGCTGCGCTTCCTCGAGGCGCTAGACAACCGGCGCCAGGACGGCGGCATCATGCAGCTGGGGCCGGTCAGCACCGGCGCGGAGAACAAGTATTACGCGGTTCTCGGCACCATCGGCGAGCTGACGTTCATCCAGTATTCGCAGCCCTACACGGTTGGCGGCGTGCGCAACAACTTCTGGCCTTCCATGGGCGTCGGGATCTTCGATCCCTTCGGCTTCATGGGCCACTTCGCTTACGGCGCCATCCTCGACAACGACGCGCTCCTGTCTATGGAGCGCTTCCCCGACATGTGGCGGGAACGGAACCCCTCGCGAACCATCGTCCAGACGCAGGCAGCACCGCTTCCGATCGCTCCGGAGCCCGACGCCAGCCTGTTCGCGCTGGTCCGCTAA
- a CDS encoding head-tail joining protein: MTPRPAMFERMGPKFAKAFGNADAVFTVDGVPRPAVRVILRVWRETDLAEEQEQAVEGTTHLLAVSASAVPGLASQRDSVAIGGVTYQVINIDDDARAMLRISLAGDI, encoded by the coding sequence ATGACGCCGCGTCCCGCCATGTTCGAACGGATGGGGCCGAAGTTCGCCAAGGCCTTCGGCAATGCCGACGCGGTGTTCACGGTCGACGGGGTCCCGAGGCCTGCCGTCCGGGTCATCCTGCGAGTGTGGCGGGAAACCGACCTGGCGGAGGAGCAGGAGCAGGCGGTCGAAGGCACCACCCATCTGCTCGCCGTGTCCGCCTCCGCGGTTCCCGGTCTCGCCAGCCAGCGCGACAGCGTCGCGATCGGCGGCGTCACCTACCAGGTCATCAACATCGACGATGATGCGCGGGCCATGCTCCGCATCTCGCTTGCCGGAGACATCTGA